DNA sequence from the Coffea eugenioides isolate CCC68of chromosome 9, Ceug_1.0, whole genome shotgun sequence genome:
AGAAATCGGAACCGAAACCATGAACGTGGCTAAAGATTTATAGGTTCAGattcataaaaaaatttgaaccaaaacTAGAATTGGAACTGACGGTTCAAGACCTATTCATACCTTCTAAAAAATACACTCCAAGAAATAGAATATAGATGAATCAAGAGCAAAATTATCTCTAGAATTACTAAAATTTCGAGCAAGCGTAGATGATTGGACTAAAATTCAGAATACAGACTTcgagaaatggaaaaaaaatgaagatgaaGAACACAACAGATTTTAGTACATTTGCAAGCAATGAcgataattaattaattgagatttttttcccttttctctatTTCAACAATGAGAAAATTAtgtatctttttattttattaaaaacaTTCAATATAAATtgaggtatttttttttttataaaatatgtatttttctttttccttgtcaCATCATAATAcaataaaattcaattttttcaatattCGTTGTCATATTTACTTAGAATCAATTTTATAATAACGAGTACTTACATGTAACTAAAAGAACTAAAATCATAATCAAAAGGAATCGAAACCGTAACTGGAGATTCAAGAACTGTAACCGTAACTATCCCCTATAAGGGTCGATTCAAATTTCATCGTTCAAAAGAATCAAAATTATCAGTTTTTAAATTGGAACCGAGGATTTTAGAACTATAGCTATGTCTACTTTAGGGTTGCAAACAAATCGAACCGCTCGTGAATAGTTAGAATCAAATCTCGATTTGAACTCGATCAACATTGAATTTGAGTTGAATTCAAACTGATCAAGTTGAATTCGAGTTCAAGATATTCAGTCCGTTAGTTCATGAATCGgctcgattatatatatttttattttttattttaatagtaaaattacatatatatatattcctaatattttattatttgtttaaaaaattattattttattcattttttaaaaaaataattattttatatttttttaagctCGAGTTGTTACATTGAGAATTCGTCAAATTCGAGCGTGATAAAACTAAGTTGCAATTGGACTCGATTAGACTAAAGTTCCACTCAACTCTATTGGAACATGACTTGGCGACTCCACGAAGCCTCTCAAGATTATGCCTCTTAAGAAAACGTAACGGCCACCTTCAAAGTCGATTCCCTCCTAAGTTCTATCACACTTGTATTCTGTCCCTGAGAATCTGAAAATGGACTAAACCCCTAAAGCTACTTTCGCGTTGGCGGTATGATCGAATTCCTCGTTAGTTTCCACAACCTCTTTGCTTTTTGCTTTTATTCTTTAAAATTTATTCTTTAGTGCAGATGATACACAAAGTTAAGTGACCCtccaatttttgaaattatcagTAGATCATCCTACTATTTTCAAGAGAGTAAAAGAAAGAGTTCTTTAAAATTTCTCCTATAGGGCAGATGATTCCAAGTAACACTCCAATTTTGTTACTGTCACTTGATCCTCTTAGTTTATTGTTAATGCTCCACCATGGCAGCGAGCATTTATCCGGACAGAAGAGTTGCAAACCTTTGTGCCAACATATTAATAAACCAATCCAGGTGCCACCTAAGTTCTTGATCCAAATTCCTAGTATTTGCTAGACGGCTTCAGCGTCCATCTCATTGATAATGAATGTAGATATCATGTTTTATAAGGCCTCTCCTCAGTCCCCTCATCGTAAGATGAAACGATTCACTATCGAAAATCAAGCGAGCAGAGAAATGGAGAAACTCAGGATTCAGACATAATAATTCCATATCCATAAGGCCAGCTGCAATGAACCACGTATGGAACATATTGTCCATAATAGCTCCAACAGGCCTTAAAAGGAACATGGAAAGTCCAAAAACAGAAGGGACTAAAATCTACGTATGAACAATATACAATAAGACACTCAGACAAAAACTAAAGGCAACTGCGAACGTGAACTTCTCCAAAACTTCTAGTCTGCCATCATCCAACGTGTACCACCCTCAAGCAACACCAGAGTCCTATTCCTTTCTTCCAACTTGAATTGGTTGAGCTAGGAGATGAGGAATGTAAACCTAATAAGCTTCTCAATCAGTTTGACATTCTAAATGCCATTACCGGAGTGCATTCACGAAGGCCATCAGAGAATCAACATCTCTATTCTCGGTTGGATACTTTATGGGCCGAGTGGAGTTCTTGGGGAAAAAGAGAATAGTTGGGAAGCTGCCAAGTTGCAATTCTTTCTGTGCAAATGTTTTTTGGTCACCATCTGCTCTGAACTTTGCAACCTTCACACCAGAACCGGCCAACTTCTCGGCCAACTCGACATATGATCCTTCCATTGCCTGCTTGACATTATATAAATTATAGTGAGAATGACGATCTAATTAGGTCAAAATGTAGGCAAATAAAATGTTTCAAAGGTATGGTGAGATTAATCACCTGGCAAAACTGGCACCAAGGTGCATAAAGCACAACAAGCCAAGGCTCTCTTCTATCGTCCAACTTTAGCAAATTCTCAATCCCAGGCCTGCTCAAGCTCACAATATTCTTCGTATCAAAAATATCAGCAACAGTTGTGCTTCCATTTGCATGGACAGCCCCATTTCCATTGCCATTCAGAGTATCCTGCTTCAGGTTGCCCTTGTGTAGACCGCATTCTTTAGCCTTGGCATCTTCCCACCACCACCTTCCTTCTCTCTCGTGTTGCCCAGGCAGGACAGGCCTTGTGCACGGCTCACATCCAATTGAGACGTAACCTTGTGAGTGCAAAAGGTTGACAGGCACATTCATGGCCCGCAGGAAATTCCAAATATCCTTGCCATCAACATTTGCCACAGGGTTCCACTTAACTAAACTGCCTAATCCACCATCCAGGCCCTCAAAAGCAGGATCCACCTGAACAACAGGGACCTCAGATCGAGTACCCGGGGACTGATCTTTACGCTGACCAGTGATCCAGGCACGCAATCCCTTGAGGGCTCTCCTCAGGGGCCTGACCTTTCTCACGCGGCAGCACTCTTGGTGACCATCTTCATAGAAAGAGAAAAGCCCCTTGCTCCTAACTAAAGCCTGAACTTCAACAGCATCAGGAAACATGTACTCAATGTGAATCCCATAGTGCCTCTCAACCGTATCAAAAAATTTATATGTCTCGGGATTCAACCTCCCAGTGTCCAAACTAAATACTCTGAATGGTCTACCAGTCAATCGTGCATACTCAATCAAAGCCACGTCTTCTGCACCACTGCACAAAAACATCCGCATTCATTCAGAAGATAATAAAAATCCACATGTGTCTAAGTTACAATTCATCAAAACCCAGTGGTCTAAAATACCAAAGCAAGTAATCATCAAACTGCCATAACCATAAATCAAGGCACTAAGTTAAATACATCAAGCCAGACTGCAAGGCCCTCTAAATCTAGTGTTTATAATCCTTTCACATTACTGATATGATCAAATTTTTGTAATCTTTCCACAGGATCATGCAAGCATGTCACAAGAATTCTGTTCGAAAATGATCATACAAGAACATAAATCACCTTGAGCTTCAAGAACCATATTAAAGTGAATTACCATGTATCAGGCAGACCTCGCCATATATTGATATCTAATAGTAAAACCGGGGAATCGTCTGTTCAACATTAGCATGTAGTAGCAAGTATACATACTCACAAACACCATGATTTTCCTCCATTTAAAACTATACATGTATCACAAAGTAGTAATACAATCGGACCCTAAGACTGAATATGAAAGGACTAAAATCACTATGCAACTAACAGAAAACAAGCCAGTAAGATAAAAGTAACACACAACTTCACCTGAAAGCTATAGCAATATCATTTCCAAACTTAGCCAGGGCTTTGTCCATAATCTCAAGTGGTGATGCATTTTCAAGCTCCTTGGCCAATTTCTCGTAATCCTCTTCCTCAACTTTGTCCCCGACCTCTGTAATTGCACCACATTATTAAGCCCAAACtgatcaaaaaataaattttttaaaaatgaaaaatgaaacaaaggCAAAATTTTTTAACATAACCAGACTCCATGAATTACCTGGCGCAACAATGGTTGCTGCGGATGGAACAATGGACTTATTTCTTTTCGGCTCAGCCGCATTCAACGGCTTAACCGCCGCCGACCGCCTCCTGGAAACATTCAGCGAAGCTGATAAAATATGCGGCCGATCCAAATGCTGAAAAGAACCAAACTGCGAGCCCACTGGTGCAAAAGAACAGCCCACAAATTAAAAACTAAAAGAGAACCCAAGAAACCAACATAAATTCTTACAGGAAAAAAAAGCCAAAATTTACCTTTACTTTGCTCATGGGAAGAAGATAAAGAACCATGAATGGCAGGTGAAGAACTAAAAGCCAAAGCCATTCTACTATTTCTCCTTTCAAGAAAATGAGGAACGACGTAAAATTCTGTAAAAATTAAGGTTTTTGATCTCTGGGTTTGCAAAGAATTAGTATGATTTTCTTCGGAGCGGCTAAGGATCAGAGAGAAATGAGAGTCACAGGCAGTTATGGGAGAGGAAAAACATGAGAAGCTATAAGAAGGGAGCGAGGGAGGAGGTGGCTCTCCAGGTTCATTGAACCTGGACGTGATTTTGAGTCCTGTTAAATTCTGACATGGCAAATGATGATTGGCTAACGATTTTAATTATGTTTGGGTCAGCACTTTCGTCATTTGACAGAAGATGAGGGGAGTCGTGGTGCACTGAGAGGCTGCGGATTTCGCACCAGTCAAAGGCACATCTCCTTAGATTCCAAACTTGGATCTCTTTTTCTTCCTATTTTAAATATTCTTTACTTTTTGTGGAACACTTTTTCTGACTTATTATTGGTTATTGAGGGCCTCATGATTCTAACAATTCATCATTTGCATCTAATCTCTTGGATAATTGACTCGTTGTATGATTGTATCCTCTCAATTTTTTCAATCCTCATATTCGAagatttaatttcaaaatttttaatatatatgatGGCTTTTTTTTAGGCATTCTTTGACAAGTTGATTGAGCGTTATTCCCCTAATTTGGTAAAAGAATTAGTAAAATAATAGATTAAGAGGTAATTTTGTTGTCTGTTTTGATTTCCTATTCAATTTAGAGTTGTTGCAACACGGAGGAGTGGCGATTTGGATTTTCACATCGTGTTGAAtagagtcttttttttttgtatatagaAACGACGGTGGAGTCTATTTAATTCGAGGCAGGGTTGGATTAGATTAGATGGCACAATAGTTCTGAATTCAAAACCTCTTATTTAAAAGAAACTATTTAATTCTTTTGTCTtgatgtgaatttttttttcccttaaatttcAGTCTACTCTCCTTGCCATGATAAAATTCTTCTCAAAGTTTTTATGAAAAGAATGAATAAATTGCAGTCCACTTGCCTTTGCACGATAAAATTCTTCTCGAAATTTTTAGAAATGAATGAAGCTAAATGGAGGGGATCCAAATATAGTCGAGTGGGAACCTTTCTCCCTTTTCTGGGGAAAAGTAACGTAGATAGACAACTGGCCAAAAAACCCGattaacataaaaaagaaaaaaaaaatatctaatTGCATATAAAATCATGGAATTAAAATGCCAAGCTTTTATCAAAAGATTGAGAAGATAGTATGAATATATTCTCTTTAAGTTATCAAAAGACTGATCTATCCATGCAATCCTATTAATAAATGTCCCAAAACACTTAATCTTTTGGAAAATACTCTAATTATGCTGTTTTACTATTGTTTAATtttgggttaattccactttgtccctcCAAACTTTAGATGATTACCcactttagtccctaaacttataaaatgggacacttaaatccctaaacatgtataaaatgggacacttcgacctCCACGGCATTCAGGATTCTGTTAACAATTTTCTTTaattgggaggtatttataagtttaaggatttaagtgtcccattttgaagtttaggaacTAAAGTGGGTAATCGTTTAAAGTTTGGGGGggcaaagtggaattaaccctttaATTTTTGTCTGTTGTTTTTGGATCGGTCTTTTCTTCCATATTCAAAACAGCAAGTCCATCTCTCTCAGTTTCAGCCCAAGTTGCCTCGTGTTTCCTTGCATCATCACACATGGAGGAATGGTCCTTTGAATTTGACGAAGGGACAACCCTCAATCATAAGATTCAAATGATGAACAGCTATCAAAACTTTTAGTACAAATATAATGTATAAAAATGTGTATATTTATAATGGCCGGAGAGGGTGGATTTTTACAATGAAAATCCGTACAATGAGTATTCCATCATACATCCATTGAACTTCAGCATGCATGGGAATTGGGAGGGCACTAGTGCAGTATTATTTCGTAAGTTAAACATAGCCTTAGGACCTTTTACGACCCCAAAAGAGAACTTCTTGATATGAGAATTTAGTTCAAAGATTTTAAAGCTAACAAGAATGGTGCATTGGCCAAGAGAAAACTTTTAGAGTTGTTTCCATTCATTATTGTTAGGTTCAAGGTTCTAAAACTAGCAATTAAAAGTAGAAAGGGTATAGAGAGAGGAGGAAGGATTAAAAAATAACCATTTAAAAATTCTAAATTAGCAAAAAATTTAAAGATTTTTAGGTCCCATTtgccaaatgaattttttgagtaTTTATTTAAAACTTTATTATAGTTTAttataaaagttgtaggaaatatttttaatatgaaaagcttttttttccttttcttttttctttttctctttctctttctttttcttttattttctctcttcttcttctcccttttctctctccctctccctctccccctttCCTCCCTTCTCCTTCCCTTCTCCCTCCCCCGCCACCTctccctccctctccctctttCCTCCCTTCTCCTtaccttccccctccccctctctcTCCCCCGCCACCCCTCCCTCCCTTTGCCAGAAGTTGCAACACCAGAAATgggattttttttcctctccacCTCTCCTCCCTCTCCTCTCCCCCACCACTCCTCCCTCTCTCCGTCGAAAATTGGAACAAGAAAAacgagattttttttttttgctttttctctccccTCTCCTTCACTTCCCCCTCCCCTGCCACCTTTCCCCTCCCTCTGGCTGCAATCTAGTTGCGTGACCTGTTTGGATTataattttttagatttttttttgtagaaaatgcATTGTAGGGATTTGATACGTGaggtaaaaagataattaaaaatgtGTTCacaaaaaaagtaaattttctttttaaaaaaatgactTTCCAAACAAGGTCAAATTCGGGCCGATTTTACAATAGTAGATAACATTTTTTCAAGACAAAGTAACGTAGATATAGACTCTTAAATAGAAATATCTAACTGCTTAAAGTCATGGAAGTAAATTAATGTAGAAGCTTTAACTAGTTTTAACGGGTGTTATTGCTTATCTAGTTATCTTACTTTGTAGTTACGAGGCTAAATCCGCACACCATTTAACCTAGTCTattactaaaacaaaaacaaaaacaaaaacccaAGTTTCAGGCTTTTAGTCCCCGATTCTACTTCTGCTTTTAGATATAAATAGCAAGGGTGACCTAAGTATGGCCTTTATTCGTGTTTGCATCTTGTCTTGTTACCTAAAGAAGTAAAAAAGAGGataaaaatggcttcaaaatctatggtttcttttcttttggtgcTTTGCATTATGGCATCTTGTAAGTATCTCTTTCTTTCCAGGAAAATGCTATATATAGTAGTTTGCCAAAACCACACCACTCATcttgtgtttattttttttcttttcttttcagaCTAAATTAGTGTTTGTTTGCATAAGATACCGTATGATACAGACAAATCTCAGACCAAATGTATAACAGTACCATGATTAGTTCTCACGTATATCAGCAATTCTCTTTactctcttttgttttttgttttttttttttgcttgcaaaaaactaaataaaaagaaattatgGCAGGTCTATCATCAGGAACTGAAGCAGTGCTTTGGCATGCATTTAAGGACTGGATTTTGGGGATTGACAGGCCCTGCGTAGTGCAGGCGGAGTGCGATGTATTGTGGTGTCCGTTTCTGAAAGCTCCACGCTGCGAAATGCCTCCGATGCGTGATCATCCTGGAAGGTGCAAATGTGGACCGTGGCATTGATTTACCAGAATTTGTTTGTTCTTGAAGGTGTATGAATAAACAAAACCCCATGTAacttttctcaaacaaaagggTTGAAAGATCAATGATTTTCAAATGCTGCTCTTCATGTTCACGGTTGTGCCAAAAATAACAATGAAATAAGCCTTCAAGCTACCAACTATTTTTCAATGAGATAGCCTAACATACATACACGcgtacatacatacatatatgtgtgtgtagtCTTACTTATTGCATTTCCCCTTTAAAATGTTTTCAATGTTTGAAATTGATCATCTAATTTTTAACTAGTATTGCAGTCATTAGGGATGTAAATGAGTCTAATCAAGTCGAACAATAGTGTTCAgaattgtttgattattttaacgaatttgaaattttattcaaatttgGCTTGTTTTGAAAGTTATTGAACACAAAAAGTTGTTCAAACTTGACTTGACTAGTTAGCAAACCAAACTCGACAAACTCTTACAAAACTGGGGCCCctttggcaagtgagtttttttggtgtttgtctaaaactttactgtagcttACTGtagaatttttctaaaaaatttttgaagtgtgtaaatttttgaatattttgaaatatataatttaaaaactttgagaaattttttaaggttactgtagctaaagtttttaaaaaacttgtaacagacaaatttgacaaaaaactcAAGTGCCAAATAGAGCCCGGATTTGATTCTAGTATCTAATAGTTTAATTCGTCTTTCAATTCCAACACAGTCATAAAACAATTCGCTGCACAATTAATTCTGATTATGCGAATGGCAATCTTGATTAGTTAAATTTAGGGCCTCAGTTTCGTTGATCCAAGGCTAAGTGATCCCAATGCCCCAACGTGCTATAAATTGGGTCAGTCCCTTAAACTGGGGCCTACAGAATCAGCCCATTATTTTCTCAAATAAGTTTAGGGAGCTAGATTTCTACTACTCTGGGTTTCTTCTAAAACAATAACAAGGTTCTGATTCTAAAACTCTTCTTTGTGTGACACCAAGTTTCAACTCCAGGCCCAAATCAATCTTTTAATCGTTAACGATCGAACGAGGGATCCTTAAGCTCGTAATTGATATTAGAACAAATCTAAAGTTGTAATCCACTGATTCTAAGGGGAAAATACATATCAATTTTGTGCATTCTATTCCTTGTCCTAAATGTTAGgtaggtatttttttttttttttttttgtgtgtacaAGTGGTCAAAGGAAGTTCTTCAAACTAATAAAGTGGGTTTggacaggagattatttgaaatatttactgcagtatttttttataatataatatatgtgAGATTTAGAGataataaaaaagataaaataatttattgaaaaatgtgtttgtgatgcaaacaaataatttttctttcctttttataaaTAACGTGATATCCAAACAAATCTAGTCCTTATTCATTAGCGATTGATGGCGTGACAACTTCATAGCAATGGCATCACAATCTAAAGGAATGAAAGGTATCCATGTGTGTGTCCAAATTGCACAAAACAATAATCATTGATGAAAGTGTGTCTATCATATCAACCAcaattttgcttttttttttttttctctttgctCGGTCCATCAAGATCAAGTTGAAAGATTGGAACTTTGCCTTTAAATAAATTCCAAAATCCCGTAAAGAACTCCATTTTAGTAAAATTCAAATATTAAACTAACATAACACAAGCATTCATCAAGGATAGACCACAGATGGGCTAATAGTTCATACTTTTTTGTTATCGACACGATAATTCATATTTTACTCTTACTCCTAAATGATCTAATAGTTGATACTTTTTTAACTatgaatttgatttgttttaACCTCATGCCCAACTTGATGTttcgtgtttttttttttctttttaatcgaTACAATAGTTCATATTTTACTCATACTTCTTCTAGATGGTCTAATAATTGATACTTTCTTAAGTATGAACCTGATTTGTTTTAATCCCATGCCCTATCTTAATGTTTTGGTGCTCTTATTTCATCCGATACGATAATTCATAATTTACTTTGCTCCTACTTTACATTAAAGGAAAGGGATATACCAAAGGAATTCATAAAGATCTGGAGGGGATTTTATTGTCATTGAAGTGCATTATGCACTTTGTAACAAAATGTTACAGGAAGGAGCCTGGATAAGAATGCAATTCTggctcttctttttttttttttttttttcatggatTGATGTTTCGGTGTTTATTTGACATTTTAGCTGCTATCTCATAAAATAAAAGGAGTACATCCCACAACCGCGGTCCAGTATAAATGGGCCGTCATGGACAGCCCGTAACTTTAACGCATCTGTAGTACATTCTAGGCTATGTACGAGGAGGAGGTTCACGCTTCACAGCAAATAAAAGGAAGACTGTAGTTCAGCCGGTTACTCTGTCGAAGTTCATCCATAGATTTTCCATTTCTCGGATTTATTATTTCACGCTTTCTCTGGTAAGCTCTCTCACTCCAATTATAATCCAATCTTCGTGCTTCTACATTTATAtggtttctttgtttttttttttctccttatgATTTTGTGCCATGCTTCAgtaaatttttgtttattggTGATTAAGTATTAACTTTGtctgcctcttttttttttctttctttttaaagttgttatattttgaaaaaaaaagtaattttctgctttttttaggagtttttttttttactggtGATACAAAGTTGTGATCTTGCTAGAGTTTTCTGGGGAGTTGGCTTACtgcttttacattttttttttgtttttctcaaaatcctttgtttggattttaggtgataaaatggtcatgatgaagaaaaggaaataacTTGTACGTTATAATTGTCATGATGAAAAAAGACTGATAATCAAGGGAAAATATGATGaggaatttctttttcttatagtGATCATGAAAAGTGGGTTGCATTTACTTTTTCTTTCAACATATAAGCCTGAATCTCCTggtgaataaaaataaaataaaaataaaggtcaATGTAAAGCATAAACTGATGAAATTAAACTTAAGTTTTCTCTTTGTCCTATTTTCTGTGAATACTTCGTTAATCGGTACTAATCTGCTGCTGAGAAGTATAGGTGGATATGGCCGAGTCTGCAGCACCAGCAGTTCCAAGTGACGAGTTGTTGGAATGGCCAAAGAAGGATAAGCGTCGATTTTTACATGCTGTGTACCGCGTTGGTGATCTTGATAGGACAATCAAGTATGAAGTTTTACTGCTTATGGGAAAAGAAAAGTAGCTGACCATTGTTGAATATGGGATTTTGTAGTTTTATTCTGTTCTTAATGTGTTGAATGGTGACTCTGGCGTCGTAGGTTTTATACGGAATGCTTTGGGATGAAGCTGCTGAGGAAGAGAGATGTTCCTGAGGAGAAGTATGCCAATGCTTTCCTTGGTTTTGGCCCTGAAGACTCTCACTTTGTGGTTGAGTTGACATACAGTAAGTTTAGGATCCTAATGTTTTTGGTAATTTGGTGCTTACTGCCATGAGGATGGGTATAGTATACATTATGCACTTGATTGCGGTATATTGTGCTTATTGTTGCTCCTACTTTTTGTAGCGGGGTATGCTGAATCTTATTGATCAATACAACAAGTGGTATGCAAAAATTGAACTTTTAGGGGAAAGTAGCTTTGGTATTTACTTGCATGTCTTCTGTATGTGAGGGGA
Encoded proteins:
- the LOC113783873 gene encoding 5'-adenylylsulfate reductase 3, chloroplastic-like, yielding MALAFSSSPAIHGSLSSSHEQSKVGSQFGSFQHLDRPHILSASLNVSRRRSAAVKPLNAAEPKRNKSIVPSAATIVAPEVGDKVEEEDYEKLAKELENASPLEIMDKALAKFGNDIAIAFSGAEDVALIEYARLTGRPFRVFSLDTGRLNPETYKFFDTVERHYGIHIEYMFPDAVEVQALVRSKGLFSFYEDGHQECCRVRKVRPLRRALKGLRAWITGQRKDQSPGTRSEVPVVQVDPAFEGLDGGLGSLVKWNPVANVDGKDIWNFLRAMNVPVNLLHSQGYVSIGCEPCTRPVLPGQHEREGRWWWEDAKAKECGLHKGNLKQDTLNGNGNGAVHANGSTTVADIFDTKNIVSLSRPGIENLLKLDDRREPWLVVLYAPWCQFCQAMEGSYVELAEKLAGSGVKVAKFRADGDQKTFAQKELQLGSFPTILFFPKNSTRPIKYPTENRDVDSLMAFVNALR